A single genomic interval of Solimonas sp. K1W22B-7 harbors:
- a CDS encoding MFS transporter, producing the protein MSQDSQFSLLRQRRFGPFFLTQALGAFNDNVFKNALVILVAFGIAGLAQEQVNFYVNLAAVLFILPFFLFSATAGQLAEKYEKSRLIRAIKLLEIGIMALGAFGLWLSSIPVLLGVLFLLGFQAALFGPVKYAILPQHLREEELIGGNAWVEAGTFLAILLGTVLGGWLIAQPGGAHWVSAVVVGLALLGYLACRAIPVAPPAAPELRINWNPLTETWRNLRFMQTNRTVFLSVMGISWFWFFGAAFLSQMPTYAQQILGGDPSVATLLLTLFSLGIGAGSLLCERLSGHKVEIGLVPLGSIGLTLFGIDLYLAHPAAAQVTGLSAGAFLQQAGSWRVVIDLVLIGVFGGFYIVPLYALIQTRSDPGHRSRIIAGNNILNALFMVVAGGLAVVLFKAGLTIPELLLVVALMNAAVAVFIYSLVPEFLMRFLVWLLTRSLYRIEQRGMENIPEEGPAVLVCNHVSFVDALILGGNIRRPVRFVMYHKIFRIPVLNFIFRTARAIPIAPAKEDEALMHKAFEDIAAALQAGDVVGLFPEGGLTPDGDIQGFRAGIERIVERTPVPVVPMALSGLWEGMWSRRDSRLRRMRLPRRLRARIGMSVAPAVPPAEVSAADLERRVRELRGAHP; encoded by the coding sequence ATGAGTCAGGACAGCCAGTTCAGCCTGTTGCGGCAGCGCCGCTTCGGTCCGTTTTTCCTGACCCAGGCCCTGGGCGCCTTCAACGACAACGTCTTCAAGAACGCCCTGGTCATCCTGGTGGCCTTCGGCATCGCCGGGCTGGCGCAGGAGCAGGTCAACTTCTACGTCAACCTGGCGGCGGTGCTGTTCATCCTGCCGTTCTTCCTGTTTTCCGCCACGGCCGGCCAGCTGGCCGAGAAATACGAGAAATCGCGCCTGATCCGCGCGATCAAGCTGCTGGAGATCGGGATCATGGCCCTGGGCGCCTTTGGCCTGTGGCTGTCCAGCATCCCGGTGCTGCTCGGCGTGCTGTTCCTGCTGGGCTTCCAGGCCGCCCTGTTCGGGCCGGTGAAGTACGCCATCCTGCCGCAGCACCTGCGCGAGGAGGAACTGATCGGAGGCAACGCCTGGGTCGAGGCCGGCACCTTCCTGGCGATCCTGCTGGGCACGGTGCTGGGCGGCTGGCTGATCGCGCAGCCCGGTGGCGCGCACTGGGTCAGCGCCGTGGTGGTCGGGCTGGCGCTGCTCGGCTATCTCGCCTGCCGCGCGATCCCGGTGGCGCCGCCGGCGGCGCCGGAACTGCGCATCAACTGGAACCCGCTGACGGAGACCTGGCGCAACCTGCGCTTCATGCAGACCAACCGCACGGTATTCCTCTCCGTGATGGGTATCTCCTGGTTCTGGTTCTTCGGTGCCGCCTTCCTGTCGCAGATGCCGACCTACGCGCAGCAGATCCTCGGTGGCGACCCCTCGGTGGCAACGCTGCTGCTGACGCTGTTCTCGCTGGGCATCGGCGCTGGCTCGCTGCTGTGCGAGCGCCTGTCCGGGCACAAGGTGGAAATCGGCCTGGTGCCGCTGGGCTCCATCGGCCTGACGCTGTTCGGCATCGACCTGTACCTGGCGCATCCGGCAGCGGCGCAGGTCACCGGCCTGTCCGCGGGCGCCTTCCTGCAGCAGGCGGGCAGCTGGCGCGTGGTGATCGACCTGGTACTGATCGGCGTGTTCGGCGGCTTCTACATCGTGCCGCTCTACGCCCTGATCCAGACCCGCTCGGACCCGGGGCACCGCTCGCGCATCATCGCCGGCAACAACATCCTCAACGCCCTGTTCATGGTCGTGGCCGGTGGCCTGGCCGTGGTCCTGTTCAAGGCCGGCCTGACGATCCCGGAGCTGCTGCTGGTGGTGGCACTGATGAACGCGGCGGTGGCGGTGTTCATCTACTCGCTGGTGCCCGAGTTCCTGATGCGCTTCCTGGTGTGGTTGCTGACGCGCAGCCTCTACCGCATCGAACAGCGCGGCATGGAGAACATCCCCGAGGAAGGGCCGGCGGTGCTGGTCTGCAACCACGTCAGTTTCGTCGACGCGCTGATCCTAGGCGGCAACATCCGCCGGCCGGTGCGCTTCGTGATGTATCACAAGATCTTCCGCATCCCGGTGCTGAACTTCATCTTCCGCACCGCCCGCGCGATCCCGATCGCGCCGGCCAAGGAAGACGAGGCCCTGATGCACAAGGCCTTCGAGGACATCGCCGCGGCGCTGCAGGCCGGAGACGTGGTCGGCCTCTTTCCCGAGGGCGGCCTGACGCCCGACGGCGACATCCAGGGCTTCCGCGCCGGCATCGAGCGCATCGTCGAGCGCACGCCGGTGCCGGTGGTGCCGATGGCGCTGAGCGGCCTGTGGGAGGGCATGTGGTCGCGCCGCGACAGCCGTCTGCGCCGCATGCGCCTGCCGCGGCGCCTGCGCGCGCGGATCGGCATGAGCGTGGCGCCGGCGGTACCGCCGGCCGAGGTCAGCGCCGCCGACCTCGAGCGGCGCGTGCGCGAGCTACGCGGCGCGCACCCCTGA
- a CDS encoding TetR/AcrR family transcriptional regulator produces MGRRNLHTREQQRDMAIAAAELILVREGIDDLSMRKVAQAIGYTVGNLYLLFQNQDDLLAALNERTADAIYLYLRDAIEPLQDPRDKLGAMARGYIEFAIRNPHRWRLMFEHRLPEEMKPRPTADARIRRLFELVEATLALLEPRQKPEARRLRATTYWSGVHGICSLAVSGKLSWGGRSGDYALYCEEMIAAFFGPAKSRRRS; encoded by the coding sequence ATGGGACGACGCAATCTCCACACCCGCGAGCAGCAGCGCGACATGGCCATCGCCGCGGCCGAGCTGATCCTGGTCCGCGAAGGCATCGACGACCTGAGCATGCGCAAGGTGGCGCAGGCCATCGGCTACACCGTCGGCAATCTCTACCTGCTGTTCCAGAACCAGGACGACCTGCTGGCCGCGCTCAACGAGCGCACCGCCGACGCGATCTACCTGTATCTGCGCGATGCCATCGAGCCGCTGCAGGACCCGCGCGACAAACTCGGCGCGATGGCGCGCGGCTACATCGAGTTCGCCATCCGCAACCCGCACCGCTGGCGCCTGATGTTCGAGCACCGCCTGCCGGAAGAAATGAAGCCGCGCCCCACTGCCGACGCCCGCATCCGCCGCCTGTTCGAACTGGTGGAGGCGACGCTGGCGCTGCTGGAGCCGCGGCAGAAGCCGGAAGCCCGGCGCCTGCGTGCGACCACGTACTGGAGCGGTGTGCATGGCATCTGTTCCCTGGCGGTCAGCGGCAAGCTCAGCTGGGGTGGGCGCAGCGGCGACTACGCGCTGTACTGCGAGGAGATGATCGCGGCCTTCTTCGGGCCGGCGAAATCGCGGCGCCGGTCGTAG
- a CDS encoding FHA domain-containing protein, whose amino-acid sequence MAKIIRKSGASTEEWPLGQTSLSIGRRPDNHIVLPDTFASGRHAMIGFVNGRYFVEDLKSSNGTILNGQRISRAPLKNGDVIYIGAQRLEFHDQIIPPDSMATTIMTVPLGQHPLPPPDATIPLANPPDDPIIPAPPPGRVAAPAPPPVAPPLAPPAPVAPPPAAALPSSPIAGFNFIMPDLEPPKPVETTRAGSDADPLEGMARSIRAHRDREQQDRQDHEMRMRAEWEKILVYCEGLQQKLKNDPRVRYFNVSRRSGEVSMRVQIDPKTPQLSISLSQEHPSHKTGNATGVWLRISGMQDRCHTSADAAIAELVRTVAFLFV is encoded by the coding sequence ATGGCAAAGATCATCCGCAAGTCGGGGGCCTCGACCGAGGAATGGCCGCTGGGCCAGACGTCGCTCTCGATCGGTCGCCGGCCGGACAACCACATCGTGCTGCCTGACACTTTCGCGTCGGGTCGACATGCCATGATCGGCTTCGTCAACGGCCGCTATTTCGTCGAGGACCTCAAGAGCAGCAACGGCACGATCCTCAACGGCCAGCGCATCAGCCGCGCGCCGCTGAAGAACGGCGATGTCATCTACATCGGCGCCCAACGTCTGGAGTTCCACGACCAGATCATCCCGCCCGACAGCATGGCCACGACGATCATGACGGTGCCGCTGGGGCAGCATCCGCTGCCGCCGCCCGATGCGACGATACCGCTGGCCAACCCGCCGGATGACCCGATCATCCCGGCTCCGCCGCCTGGCCGGGTCGCAGCCCCTGCTCCGCCTCCGGTAGCACCGCCGCTCGCGCCACCCGCGCCGGTTGCACCGCCGCCGGCCGCCGCGCTGCCGTCGTCGCCGATCGCCGGTTTCAATTTCATCATGCCGGACCTGGAGCCGCCCAAGCCGGTCGAAACGACCCGCGCCGGCAGCGACGCCGATCCGCTGGAAGGCATGGCCCGCTCGATCCGGGCACACCGCGACCGCGAGCAGCAGGACCGGCAGGATCACGAGATGCGCATGCGCGCGGAGTGGGAAAAGATCTTGGTGTACTGCGAAGGCCTGCAGCAGAAGCTGAAGAACGACCCTCGGGTGCGCTACTTCAACGTGTCGCGCCGCAGCGGCGAGGTGTCGATGCGCGTGCAGATCGACCCCAAGACGCCGCAGCTGTCGATCTCCCTGAGCCAGGAGCACCCGAGCCACAAGACCGGTAACGCGACCGGCGTATGGCTGCGCATCAGCGGCATGCAGGACCGCTGCCACACCAGCGCCGATGCCGCGATCGCCGAACTGGTACGGACGGTGGCTTTCCTGTTCGTCTGA
- a CDS encoding DEAD/DEAH box helicase: MTDTPPWPRPVLRLLRAEHGHGGRDERVRDCGQLLFDYGVQRCRYGEPAVGEHGQGFLLRDPAAEDVGFRRLLALGLVSFDPKRPSLLTPHSERDWLRLMAEPLPALQREGWQIDVDHDFSFRLCDPAPDWLLKLEEGEGRDWFGVALDVDVEGERLPLLPLLTAFLQDPRAGWTPQKIAALDDHAPLLLRDEAGDRWLRVPAGRLKPVLRVLRELFDSPWLDAGGRLWLPRPHALMLDELLHLPQLRFDGAAPGPLAGVVEVAPPQGLNAQLRGYQQQGLNWLQFLRVQGFGGVLADDMGLGKTLQALAHLLLEKESGRMDRPCLVVAPTSLMFNWRREAKRYAPALRVLVLQGQDRRLRHHEIADHDLVLTTYPLLARDFEALSKHEYHLLVLDEAQNIKNARSQAAQKVSQLRARHRLCLSGTPMENHLGEFWSLLNFLMPGYLGSEAQFRQRYRKPIEQHGDQDAREQLLRRIKPFLLRRTKAEVATELPPRTDIIRSVALEGAQRELYETLRLSMDQRLREEIAARGLARSHIVVLDALLKLRQVCCDPRLLKLEEAATVQESAKLELLMDLLPEMIEEGRRVLLFSQFTSMLALIEERLRTAGIRYLKLTGESRDRESLVERFQRGDVPLFLISLKAGGTGLNLTAADTVIHYDPWWNPAVEQQATDRAHRIGQDKPVFVYKLLTEGTVEQKIAEMQEQKRALADALLAESGSIAGWGEEELRALFAAQP, from the coding sequence ATGACGGACACCCCGCCCTGGCCGCGGCCGGTACTGCGCCTGCTGCGCGCCGAGCATGGCCATGGCGGCCGTGACGAGCGCGTGCGCGACTGCGGGCAGCTGCTGTTCGACTACGGCGTGCAGCGCTGCCGCTACGGCGAGCCGGCGGTCGGTGAGCACGGGCAGGGCTTCCTGCTGCGCGATCCGGCCGCCGAGGATGTCGGCTTCCGCAGGCTGCTGGCCTTGGGGCTGGTGTCATTCGACCCCAAGCGTCCCTCGCTGCTGACGCCTCACAGCGAGCGCGACTGGCTGCGCCTGATGGCCGAGCCCTTGCCGGCGCTGCAGCGCGAGGGCTGGCAGATCGACGTCGACCATGACTTCAGCTTCCGCCTCTGCGATCCGGCGCCGGACTGGCTGCTGAAACTGGAGGAGGGCGAGGGCCGTGACTGGTTCGGCGTGGCGCTGGACGTCGACGTGGAAGGCGAGCGCCTGCCGCTGCTGCCCCTGCTGACGGCCTTCCTGCAGGACCCCCGCGCCGGCTGGACGCCGCAGAAGATCGCGGCGCTGGACGACCATGCGCCGCTGCTGCTGCGCGACGAGGCCGGCGACCGCTGGCTGCGCGTTCCGGCGGGCCGCCTCAAGCCGGTGCTGCGGGTGCTGCGCGAACTGTTCGATTCGCCCTGGCTGGATGCCGGCGGTCGCCTGTGGCTGCCGCGTCCGCATGCGCTGATGCTGGACGAACTGCTGCACCTGCCGCAGCTGCGCTTCGACGGTGCCGCACCGGGGCCGCTGGCCGGCGTGGTCGAGGTGGCGCCGCCGCAGGGGCTCAACGCGCAGCTGCGCGGCTACCAGCAGCAGGGCCTGAACTGGCTGCAGTTCCTGCGCGTGCAGGGTTTCGGCGGCGTGCTGGCCGACGACATGGGCCTGGGCAAGACCCTGCAGGCGCTGGCGCACCTGCTGCTGGAGAAGGAGAGCGGCCGCATGGACCGCCCCTGCCTGGTGGTGGCACCGACCAGCCTGATGTTCAACTGGCGCCGCGAGGCAAAGCGCTATGCGCCGGCCCTGCGCGTGCTGGTGCTGCAGGGCCAGGACCGGCGCCTGCGCCACCACGAGATCGCCGACCACGACCTGGTGCTGACGACCTACCCGCTGCTGGCGCGCGACTTTGAGGCGCTGTCGAAGCACGAGTACCACCTGCTGGTCCTCGACGAGGCGCAGAACATCAAGAACGCCCGCTCGCAGGCGGCGCAGAAGGTCAGCCAGCTGCGCGCGCGCCACCGGCTGTGCCTCAGCGGCACGCCGATGGAGAACCACCTCGGCGAGTTCTGGTCGCTGCTGAACTTCCTGATGCCGGGCTATCTCGGCAGCGAGGCGCAGTTCCGCCAGCGCTACCGCAAGCCGATCGAGCAGCACGGCGACCAGGACGCGCGCGAGCAGCTGCTGCGCCGCATCAAGCCCTTCCTGCTGCGCCGGACCAAGGCCGAGGTCGCCACCGAACTGCCGCCGCGCACCGACATCATCCGCAGCGTGGCGCTGGAGGGCGCGCAGCGCGAGCTCTACGAGACCCTGCGCCTGTCCATGGACCAGCGCCTGCGCGAGGAAATCGCCGCGCGCGGCCTGGCGCGCAGCCACATCGTGGTGCTCGACGCGCTGCTGAAGCTGCGCCAGGTCTGCTGCGATCCGCGGCTGCTGAAGCTGGAAGAGGCCGCCACGGTGCAGGAGTCGGCCAAGCTGGAGCTGCTGATGGACCTGCTGCCGGAGATGATCGAGGAAGGCCGCCGGGTGCTGCTGTTCTCGCAGTTCACCAGCATGCTGGCGCTGATCGAGGAGCGCCTGCGCACGGCCGGCATCCGCTACCTCAAGCTCACCGGCGAAAGCCGCGACCGCGAATCCCTGGTGGAGCGTTTCCAGCGCGGCGACGTGCCGCTGTTCCTGATCAGCCTCAAGGCCGGTGGCACCGGCCTGAACCTGACCGCCGCCGACACCGTGATCCACTACGACCCGTGGTGGAACCCGGCGGTGGAGCAGCAGGCCACCGACCGCGCGCACCGCATCGGCCAGGACAAGCCGGTGTTCGTCTACAAGCTGCTGACCGAGGGCACGGTGGAGCAGAAGATCGCCGAGATGCAGGAGCAGAAGCGCGCCCTGGCCGACGCCCTGCTGGCCGAGTCGGGCAGCATCGCCGGCTGGGGCGAGGAAGAGTTGCGCGCCTTGTTCGCCGCCCAGCCCTGA
- a CDS encoding YiaA/YiaB family inner membrane protein, producing the protein METSDNFDTLRLDSPGWIFFVKTSFACALGGMVFGVTVMPVEIWMRGYMILGTLFLTGSTFTLAKTLRDQFEANKLINKVAQARTEKLLKEYGIQN; encoded by the coding sequence ATGGAAACTTCCGACAACTTCGACACGCTGCGCCTCGACTCTCCCGGCTGGATCTTCTTCGTCAAGACCTCCTTCGCCTGCGCGCTCGGCGGCATGGTCTTCGGCGTCACCGTCATGCCGGTGGAAATCTGGATGCGCGGCTACATGATCCTCGGCACGCTGTTCCTGACCGGCTCCACCTTCACGCTGGCCAAGACGCTGCGCGACCAGTTCGAGGCCAACAAGCTGATCAACAAGGTGGCCCAGGCGCGCACCGAGAAGCTGCTCAAGGAATACGGCATCCAGAACTGA
- a CDS encoding sterol desaturase family protein, translating into MLPWLFLLAACCFLLERAIPGWALPRVRGWPLRVVLVNLAQLGVVLLAGLSWERWLSSWSLFHLSDHVAPVAGGLIAYFIATFVFYWWHRWRHENDWLWRLFHQIHHSPQRIEVITSFYKHPGEMIVNSLIGSLLVYTLLGLSPAAGAAYTACTAIGEFFYHTNVRTPRWVGWFFQRPEMHRVHHQHGRHRNNYGDIVWWDMLFGTYENPERFDGRCGFDDAREQRLLDMLRYRDVHRP; encoded by the coding sequence ATGCTGCCCTGGCTCTTCCTGCTGGCGGCCTGCTGCTTCCTGCTGGAGCGCGCCATCCCCGGCTGGGCGCTGCCGCGGGTGCGCGGCTGGCCGTTGCGCGTGGTGCTGGTCAACCTTGCCCAGCTGGGGGTGGTGCTGCTGGCCGGCCTGAGCTGGGAGCGCTGGCTCTCGTCCTGGTCGCTGTTCCACCTGTCCGACCATGTCGCGCCCGTGGCCGGCGGCCTGATCGCCTACTTCATCGCCACTTTCGTCTTCTACTGGTGGCACCGCTGGCGCCACGAAAACGACTGGCTGTGGCGCCTGTTCCACCAGATCCATCACAGCCCGCAACGCATCGAGGTCATCACCTCGTTCTACAAGCACCCCGGCGAGATGATCGTCAATTCGCTGATCGGCAGCCTGCTGGTCTATACCCTGCTGGGGCTGTCGCCCGCGGCAGGAGCGGCATATACCGCCTGCACGGCGATCGGCGAGTTCTTCTACCACACCAATGTCCGCACGCCGCGCTGGGTCGGCTGGTTCTTCCAGCGCCCGGAGATGCACCGCGTCCACCACCAGCACGGACGCCACCGCAACAACTACGGCGACATCGTCTGGTGGGACATGCTGTTCGGCACCTACGAGAACCCCGAGCGCTTCGACGGCCGCTGCGGCTTCGACGACGCGCGGGAGCAGCGCCTGCTGGACATGCTGCGCTACCGCGACGTGCATCGCCCGTGA
- a CDS encoding FHA domain-containing protein, with protein sequence MAKIVRSTRNGPEEIELGSFQLTIGRRPDNNIVIDNAYTAPLHAVVGFADGRHYIQDLKTSQGTRVNGSAVQQAALRHGDTILIGLQRLEFIDPAPARPAAPIPAKPAAPAAKPASTRPPLVVPPVVVTPVVVPPRAAAPPATPPPVAAPPAPRPAVALPPLPTAATPAAPIDGLDRFTALPDAPAESLGLAPDPTPTHMLDQLVGSIRSHREREQSEREQVQERLRGEWNLAVTYAEQLKLKLDGDPRVHYFTISRRNNDLIIRSQRSPDSPIQFTQLSMDHPEDKGHALTGLWLRRSGQHDRCYETAREALSELIRELAFLLA encoded by the coding sequence ATGGCGAAGATTGTCAGAAGCACCCGGAACGGGCCGGAGGAGATCGAACTGGGCTCGTTCCAGTTGACCATCGGACGTCGCCCGGACAACAACATCGTCATCGACAACGCCTATACCGCGCCGCTGCATGCCGTGGTCGGCTTCGCCGACGGCCGCCACTACATCCAGGACCTGAAGACCTCCCAGGGCACCCGCGTCAACGGCTCCGCCGTGCAGCAGGCGGCGCTGCGCCATGGCGACACCATCCTGATCGGCCTGCAGCGCCTGGAGTTCATCGATCCGGCGCCGGCGCGGCCGGCAGCTCCCATCCCCGCCAAGCCGGCGGCCCCGGCAGCCAAGCCGGCCAGCACCCGCCCGCCGCTGGTGGTGCCCCCGGTGGTGGTCACCCCGGTCGTGGTTCCGCCCAGGGCGGCGGCACCGCCGGCCACCCCGCCCCCGGTCGCAGCCCCGCCGGCACCGCGGCCGGCCGTAGCGCTCCCACCGCTGCCGACAGCGGCGACACCGGCGGCACCGATAGACGGGCTGGACCGGTTCACGGCCCTGCCCGACGCCCCGGCGGAGTCCCTGGGCCTGGCTCCCGATCCCACCCCCACCCACATGCTCGACCAGCTGGTGGGGTCGATCCGCTCGCACCGGGAGCGCGAGCAGAGCGAGCGCGAGCAGGTGCAGGAGCGCCTGCGCGGCGAGTGGAACCTGGCGGTGACCTACGCCGAGCAGCTGAAGCTGAAGCTGGACGGCGACCCGCGGGTGCACTACTTCACGATCTCGCGCCGCAACAACGACCTCATCATCCGCTCCCAGCGCTCCCCGGACAGCCCGATCCAGTTCACCCAGCTGTCGATGGATCACCCCGAGGACAAGGGCCATGCCCTGACCGGCCTCTGGCTGCGGCGCAGCGGCCAGCATGACCGCTGCTACGAAACCGCCCGTGAAGCGCTTTCCGAGCTGATCCGGGAACTGGCCTTCCTGCTCGCCTGA
- a CDS encoding YiiX/YebB-like N1pC/P60 family cysteine hydrolase, which produces MNHKLQAAEATALLEPSLAEGDLVFTRLRTPFGRYIADASASWTSHVGIVFRDPQGSWRVAESRIPRACYSSLESFLGRSEDCGVVVRRPRLALAPTDVAALRAQAERRFGQWYDTGFKYDRPQRAFCSKFTYDVYREALGLEIGRRENFRELLARNPEPRLGFWRLWYFGRIPWDRVTVTPASQLESPLLVDVYDRRRDFAGPKKAAIISSQYSA; this is translated from the coding sequence ATGAACCACAAGCTTCAGGCCGCCGAAGCGACCGCCCTGCTCGAGCCCTCCCTGGCGGAAGGCGACCTGGTGTTCACACGCCTGCGTACCCCCTTCGGCCGCTACATCGCCGACGCCTCGGCCAGCTGGACCTCGCACGTGGGCATCGTCTTCCGCGACCCGCAGGGAAGCTGGCGCGTGGCTGAGAGCCGCATCCCGCGCGCCTGCTACAGCAGCCTGGAATCCTTCCTGGGGCGCAGCGAGGACTGCGGCGTGGTGGTACGCCGCCCGCGCCTGGCCCTGGCACCCACGGACGTCGCGGCGCTGCGTGCGCAGGCCGAGCGTCGCTTCGGGCAGTGGTACGACACCGGCTTCAAGTACGACCGGCCGCAGCGCGCCTTCTGCTCCAAGTTCACCTACGACGTCTACCGCGAGGCGCTGGGCCTGGAGATTGGCCGAAGGGAAAATTTCCGCGAGCTGCTGGCGCGCAACCCGGAACCGCGCCTGGGCTTCTGGAGATTATGGTATTTCGGACGCATCCCCTGGGATCGGGTGACGGTAACGCCGGCCAGCCAGCTGGAATCGCCGCTGCTGGTCGACGTCTACGACCGGCGCCGCGATTTCGCCGGCCCGAAGAAGGCCGCGATCATCTCCTCGCAGTACAGCGCGTAG
- a CDS encoding NADPH-dependent F420 reductase: MKVGILGSGIVAQTLAAGFLRHRYEVMLGSRQAGKPAGWLAQHPQALSGDLAATAAWGELLVLAVKGTAALDALRLAGGGNLAGKILIDTTNPIADAPPQHGVLRFFTTLDDSLLERLQREFPAARLVKAFNSVGTAAMVNPVFREGRPTMFICGNDEGARRCVTGVLDRFGWEAADMGHAEAARAIEPLSMLWCIPVFLRHESGHAFKLLLRGDSAP, translated from the coding sequence ATGAAAGTCGGCATACTGGGGTCCGGTATCGTGGCGCAGACCCTTGCGGCCGGCTTCCTTCGCCATCGCTACGAAGTCATGCTGGGCTCGCGCCAGGCCGGCAAGCCCGCTGGGTGGCTGGCGCAGCACCCGCAGGCCCTGTCCGGCGATCTTGCCGCGACCGCCGCCTGGGGCGAGCTGCTGGTGCTGGCGGTCAAGGGCACGGCGGCGCTGGATGCCCTGCGCCTGGCGGGTGGCGGGAACCTGGCCGGCAAGATCCTGATCGATACGACCAATCCCATCGCCGACGCACCGCCGCAGCATGGCGTGCTGCGCTTCTTCACCACTCTCGACGATTCCCTGCTGGAGCGCCTGCAGCGCGAATTCCCGGCGGCGCGGCTGGTCAAAGCCTTCAACTCGGTGGGCACCGCCGCGATGGTCAACCCGGTCTTTCGCGAGGGCCGGCCGACCATGTTCATCTGCGGCAACGACGAGGGTGCCCGGCGCTGCGTCACCGGCGTGCTGGACCGGTTCGGCTGGGAGGCCGCCGACATGGGCCATGCCGAGGCGGCCCGGGCGATCGAGCCGCTCAGCATGCTCTGGTGCATCCCGGTGTTCCTGCGCCACGAGTCCGGGCATGCCTTCAAGCTGCTGCTGCGGGGCGATTCCGCCCCCTGA
- a CDS encoding AAA family ATPase, producing MMAVNAAVTLQRPLLVKGEPGTGKTQLAREISAALGRPFIDWAIKSTTKAQHGLYEYDAVSRLRDSQLGHESVKDIRNYIVKGKLWEAFDSDVAPVLLIDEIDKADIEFPNDLLRELDQMEFYVYETRETVKARHRPIIIITSNNEKELPDAFLRRCFFHYIRFPDKDTMQQIVDVHFPGLKKHLIKEAMEVFFGLRDIPGLKKKPSTSELLDWLKLLLAEDIDPSVLHDASTKKSLPPLYGALLKNEADVHLFERVAFMARRS from the coding sequence ATGATGGCCGTCAACGCCGCCGTGACGCTGCAGCGCCCGCTGCTGGTCAAGGGCGAGCCCGGCACCGGCAAGACGCAGCTGGCGCGCGAGATTTCCGCCGCGCTCGGCCGTCCCTTCATCGACTGGGCGATCAAGTCCACCACCAAGGCGCAGCACGGACTCTACGAGTACGACGCGGTGTCGCGCCTGCGCGACTCGCAGCTGGGCCACGAGTCGGTCAAGGACATCCGCAACTACATCGTCAAGGGCAAGCTCTGGGAGGCCTTCGACAGCGACGTCGCGCCGGTGCTGCTGATCGACGAGATCGACAAGGCCGACATCGAGTTTCCCAACGACCTGCTGCGCGAACTCGACCAGATGGAGTTCTATGTCTACGAGACGCGCGAGACGGTGAAAGCGCGCCATCGCCCGATCATCATCATCACCTCCAACAACGAGAAGGAACTGCCGGACGCCTTCCTGCGCCGCTGCTTCTTCCACTACATCCGCTTCCCGGACAAGGACACGATGCAGCAGATCGTCGACGTCCATTTCCCGGGCCTGAAGAAGCACCTGATCAAGGAAGCGATGGAAGTGTTCTTCGGCCTGCGCGACATTCCCGGCCTGAAGAAGAAGCCCTCCACCTCCGAGTTGCTGGATTGGCTCAAGCTGCTGCTGGCCGAGGACATCGATCCGTCCGTGCTGCACGACGCCTCGACCAAGAAGAGCCTGCCGCCGCTCTACGGCGCCCTGCTGAAGAATGAAGCCGACGTGCATCTGTTTGAACGCGTTGCCTTCATGGCAAGGCGTTCATAA